The window TTAAATCTCTTATCCCACCTTTCAGTTTGTTCAGTTAACCAATTCACAAACCTCTTGCTAGTAGAAAGGCAGTTGATAGTGTATAGATGACCAAGTcatcatatttttatacttttactcACTCCCTATCCTTCTTTCCCTGCCCTGGTGCTCTCTAGCAGTTATCACCTTTAcatacgtgcacacacatgcgcatgtgcatgcacactcacAAACTCTGTGAAGCATATGTTTGTGTCCATTTTGCTCTCTGCTCCTTGCATTAACttcagggtcagggttaaggtTAATGCTGGACATATAGTAAACGTGCAGTGAATGTTTATTCACtgagcaaatgaaaaaagaatgatacATCTCTGTGTAGAAGCCACCATGAATTAATTGCACTTGGGTAACAGAAAACTGGAGATACTGGGATGTGCTGGTAGAAGGAGGGAAAGCAGAGGACTCAGGGCGTGGCTACCAGGAATAAGGTGGTCAGCTAGGACTGTGAGGCTAGACCAGGAGTCCAGTCATGGCAGGATGAAACTGCAGACTTTAGAGGTTCAGTGGAGACCAGAACTCTATCAGTGACAGAGATGAAATGCAAGATCACATGCACAACTCTTTTGGTCCAAAAACTGTTACAAAGCATGTTTCTTGTCTCCTTGCAggtatttttaaacatacactCTCCATTTCAAGGGCTCTGCTTTCTGATCTGGTTTCAGAGAAAGAACGGCCGCTAGTAATCGGACAATTCAATGCAGCGTCTAGTGTGGGCTTCATCTTGGGTCCCATGGTTGGTGGATATCTTACTGAGTTAGATGGTGGATTTTATCTGACAGCCTTCATCTGTTGTTGTGTCTTCCTTCTCAATGCTGGTAAGTTGACATTTCATCATAAGAAGACCGTTTGTTTTATGCACTCCTACTGACCAACCTACCTATTTTACTTTTATCTCCTTACAATTCATGGTTCCTGAAATTGGCAGACTTTTTGGTGGTGTTGTTCCAGGATAGGTAATACACgttgctatattagtttcaggtgtacaatacagtggtccagcaattctgtacatcacACAGTGTTTATCCTGATAACTGTAttcttcatccccttcaccttAGAATAGGCAGACTTATTTTTCAAAGTTGGACCACCTCCTCCCCTGCTGCAGACCACCTGCCCATATCTCCCCAACATGCTAAAGCACGTTTGTGTCTCACACGGCATGTGGTGGGCtggccctgcccctctctctgcctcctgtgtGTTCCAGCCAACTGGCTTCCTAGTCAGCCTTACATGTGCCAGGCTTATTCCCACAGATGGGTACTgcaatttgctttttcatttaccTACAACATTCTTCCCACATATCTTTACTGGGTCTTTCTTACCATTCAAGTGTCAAATATTTGCTTCCTTGGAAAGACCTTTCCTGATGATTCTGTTTAAAATTACtgcattttcttcatagcacttctcaaattttactctcaatttgttttcttgcttatATTCTCTCCGCCTCTCTCCTCCCTATCTCTCCACACCTACCATTAGAAAGTAAATGCCATAAGGGTAGAGATTTGCTCACTGTTGTCACTCCTACCCAGAACTGGCCAGGCATAAAGCTGATGTTCAGTAATATCTGATGAATAGAAGGATACATACTGGACTATGAGCACGGCCAGTTGCCTAAAGCAAAAAGGATGAATTTGCCCAGAGACTGGTACCTGGCTGACCCTTAGATAAGCAACTTTATAAACAAGAGGATTGTTTCACGTTACTCGGTTTTCCTTAAATTTAATGAGAGTCTACTCTACTTCATCTTTTTCAGTCTTTGTATTCAAGGCTCCAGGGTGAATGATGGATTCCATGTTGAGCTAGGATATCACACTCAGGAAGCAGAGTTCAGGAGTTCAATGTCAATCCTCATAGGAAAACTTTATGATTTCCTACCAGAAGTTTAACCTGTGACCTCAACCAGGAGGTGAGGTCTAATGGATTAGTGTAAATCTAGATAAAATACTTGAAGCACATGACCAGCTGGTATGGCCAGGTACCTTCCCCCGTGAAGGAATGTGATGAATGTGATAGCTCTCAAAGTCAGAAGTCAGTGTATAAACGAAGACTATGATGATGGAGTTCTGTTCTGGATTCTCCTGCAATGATGCTGCTTAGTATCATGCCCTAACCTAAGCCTGTGAATGGATCTGGGTCAGTCAGGGATAGTTCAGCTGCAAGTGTTCTCAACCACAATAGCTAAAAATAGTAATAGGGATTTCTTGTGCATTCTTAAGAAATGTGGAGGTCAGCAGGCCAAGCTGATGCAGGCAATAGCAGAGGCAGGCCAGCAGACAGGTCTCACGCCGGGGTTTGGCCTTCCAGTGCAATGAACACAGTATATTGCGTTTTTTCCCTTAAATGCCTTCAACTGTTTTCCCCAATCCCTTTTCCACCTTCAGCTTCTTAGATCCTCACTCTGATCATCCACTTTGCTTGGGAAAggacttttatatcttttttgtcCATGATTTCTGTTTTCCTGGTTAAAAACTCAGACTCTGGAGTCTGGCAGACATGGATTCAGATCCTGCTGTACCACTCTTTAGCGTGGGCTTTGGGCGAGTTGCCTCAGTCTATTCATCCATAAAACAGGGCAACAACACTCCCAGGCTTACTAGGATGGGAGTTGGAGATCTTACATGTGAGTTCACCCCACTGCGTTAAGTACGCTGAGTTCTCACTAAACATCAGTTGCTGTCATcactatcatttttattattttaattatactcTTCCTCTCAGTCCACCAGCGagtccttttacatttttattgagatcCTGTAAAGCGTCCAGAGGCACTTTTAAAGGTGATAAGAGGTAGAAAGTCGAGGCCTGCATTCTCGTGTAGTTAGTTTTCTGTCACAAATTAGTCCCTGGCGAATCGTCTGCCTGTACTGTGGAGAAACAACATACACAGATATGGTTGCTGAAAACAGCATAAAGCAGTCTGAATGGCCCCTGGTCTAAGTTGAATATAAGTGTGGAAGGACTAAAAATCCAGCAGGATGAGTTTGGAAAAGATGTCCTAGAATGGCAAGCTGGAATTCAGTTTGAAGAAATTTGGGGGCATGGATTGGCAGTAGGTCATTCTACTTGGATGGCATGGGATAAATAAAACGACCAAGGCAGGAATGTGCCAGTCCCAAGGGTGGAGATGGGATTATCTGAATAGGAATTGAGCTGCTCTGTAAGGTCATGCATCATGGTCCATGAGAATGGCACCCCCGGAGATTATGAGTTGTGACTTGCAAAAGTACATGGTGGCCCTGACCAGGGGCAGTTCCAAGCAGGTGCTTTCTGAAGGTCAGTAGTGTGCAGCTGCCCCTCTCTTCTCCACAAGGCAAGGGTGGGTGTTCACAGCACCCTGTGCTTCCCCTAACATAGCATTTACCCTATAATCCAATTGCTGTGTTTTACTTGTCCAAATCCCTTTTTCGAGTTAAATTCTTTGAGGTCAGAGATTTTTATAGGTCTTGTCTTATTGGTTAATATAGTCCTATTTAGGAAGCATAAATATTAAGTGTTCGGAATAAAGTACAAGTAGTGAATGGATGGtttggtggatggatgggtaggcAGATGGTGGATCGCAGAGAATTAGAAAGCATGAGAATTTCAATATTAAATGATATAGGAAACCATCATGGGCTCATGAGCAGAGGAAAAAAGTGAACATTTTGTaggtgtagaattttttttttttttttgaggcgaATAGCAGAGTTCTATCAAAAATGGAGTAGAAGTGGCTGTGGGAATAGTTAAACAGTGGATTCGAAAACACAGATTAGTAAACGGactaatacaaaaatacagaatggTAATCGCATGCAAATAACTGCTCATCCCCCGCGGGGGCACCGTGGGATTCAGGGCACGCAGCCTGCCTTGACCGGTCCTCTGCCATCTTCCAGGTCTGGTTTGGCTGTTTCCCTGGCGTGAAGCAAAGCTCTCCAGGACGGAGCAAGGCCGGCCGGCCGGTGACAGCCCTGCCCCCTGGGGGAGGACGGACCCTCCCGAGCAGCAGCCAGCCACCCCGCGCCAGAGCACCGCCAGCACCAGGCCTGCCCGGCCGCCCTGGGCGGAGGTCGCGTCCACCCTGCGCGACATGAAGAGCCTGGTATTTTCCGAAATGTGGGACATCTTCGCAGTGCGCCTGCTGATGGCCGTGGCGGTGATGCTCTACTACAGTAACTTCGTGCTGGCCCTGGAGGAGCGCTTCGGGGTGCGGCCGCGGGCGGCGGGCTGCCTCATCAGCTACAGCAGCGCCCTGGGCGCCCTGGGCGGCCTGGCGCTGGGCCCGCTCCTGCGGCTGTACGGGCACGACGGGCGCGCCATCCTGCTGCGCTCGAGCGCGCTCacctgcctgctgctgctgctgcacgCCGCCGCCCGCTCGGCCGCCCTGGCCGCGCTCTGCACCGCGCTGCTGGCCGTCTCCACGGCCGTGGGCAGGACCTGCGTCACCGACCTGCAGCTGGCcgccggcggggcgcgggcgggcggcacGGTCATCGGCGTGGGGCAGTCGGTGACGGCCGTGGGCCGGATCGTCGCCCCGCTCCTCTCGGGGCTCGCGCAGGAGGTGAGCCCGTGCGGGCCCCCCagcctcggggccgccctggccCTCGTGGCCATTTTCCTGATGTCTCTGAACAGAGCCCGCCACCGTGGCGGCGGGAGGGACAAATTAAAAAGTGAGTAGAATGGAACTGGA is drawn from Canis lupus baileyi chromosome 11, mCanLup2.hap1, whole genome shotgun sequence and contains these coding sequences:
- the MFSD9 gene encoding major facilitator superfamily domain-containing protein 9 isoform X2 encodes the protein MPRQESGAGAEARADGPGAVGARRFLLCLYLVGFLDLFGVSMVVPLLSLHVKSLGASPTVAGIVGSSYGILQLFSSTLVGCWSDVVGRRSSLLVCILFSALGYLILGASTNVFLFALARIPVEKERPLVIGQFNAASSVGFILGPMVGGYLTELDGGFYLTAFICCCVFLLNAGLVWLFPWREAKLSRTEQGRPAGDSPAPWGRTDPPEQQPATPRQSTASTRPARPPWAEVASTLRDMKSLVFSEMWDIFAVRLLMAVAVMLYYSNFVLALEERFGVRPRAAGCLISYSSALGALGGLALGPLLRLYGHDGRAILLRSSALTCLLLLLHAAARSAALAALCTALLAVSTAVGRTCVTDLQLAAGGARAGGTVIGVGQSVTAVGRIVAPLLSGLAQEVSPCGPPSLGAALALVAIFLMSLNRARHRGGGRDKLKSE
- the MFSD9 gene encoding major facilitator superfamily domain-containing protein 9 isoform X4, which gives rise to MPRQESGAGAEARADGPGAVGARRFLLCLYLVGFLDLFGVSMVVPLLSLHVKSLGASPTVAGIVGSSYGILQLFSSTLVGCWSDVVGRRSSLLVCILFSALGYLILGASTNVFLFALARIPVGIFKHTLSISRALLSDLVSEKERPLVIGQFNAASSVGFILGPMVGGYLTELDGGFYLTAFICCCVFLLNAGLVWLFPWREAKLSRTEQGRPAGDSPAPWGRTDPPEQQPATPRQSTASTRPARPPWAEVASTLRDMKSLVFSEMWDIFAVRLLMAVAVMLYYSNFVLALEERFGVRPRAAGCLISYSSALGALGGLALGPLLRLYGHDGRAILLRSSALTCLLLLLHAAARSAALAALCTALLAVSTAVGRTCVTDLQLAAGGARAGGTVIGVGQSVTAVGRIVAPLLSGLAQETLQY
- the MFSD9 gene encoding major facilitator superfamily domain-containing protein 9 isoform X1, producing MPRQESGAGAEARADGPGAVGARRFLLCLYLVGFLDLFGVSMVVPLLSLHVKSLGASPTVAGIVGSSYGILQLFSSTLVGCWSDVVGRRSSLLVCILFSALGYLILGASTNVFLFALARIPVGIFKHTLSISRALLSDLVSEKERPLVIGQFNAASSVGFILGPMVGGYLTELDGGFYLTAFICCCVFLLNAGLVWLFPWREAKLSRTEQGRPAGDSPAPWGRTDPPEQQPATPRQSTASTRPARPPWAEVASTLRDMKSLVFSEMWDIFAVRLLMAVAVMLYYSNFVLALEERFGVRPRAAGCLISYSSALGALGGLALGPLLRLYGHDGRAILLRSSALTCLLLLLHAAARSAALAALCTALLAVSTAVGRTCVTDLQLAAGGARAGGTVIGVGQSVTAVGRIVAPLLSGLAQEVSPCGPPSLGAALALVAIFLMSLNRARHRGGGRDKLKSE
- the MFSD9 gene encoding major facilitator superfamily domain-containing protein 9 isoform X3, yielding MDLFGVSMVVPLLSLHVKSLGASPTVAGIVGSSYGILQLFSSTLVGCWSDVVGRRSSLLVCILFSALGYLILGASTNVFLFALARIPVGIFKHTLSISRALLSDLVSEKERPLVIGQFNAASSVGFILGPMVGGYLTELDGGFYLTAFICCCVFLLNAGLVWLFPWREAKLSRTEQGRPAGDSPAPWGRTDPPEQQPATPRQSTASTRPARPPWAEVASTLRDMKSLVFSEMWDIFAVRLLMAVAVMLYYSNFVLALEERFGVRPRAAGCLISYSSALGALGGLALGPLLRLYGHDGRAILLRSSALTCLLLLLHAAARSAALAALCTALLAVSTAVGRTCVTDLQLAAGGARAGGTVIGVGQSVTAVGRIVAPLLSGLAQEVSPCGPPSLGAALALVAIFLMSLNRARHRGGGRDKLKSE